A single Anopheles arabiensis isolate DONGOLA chromosome 2, AaraD3, whole genome shotgun sequence DNA region contains:
- the LOC120894067 gene encoding lipase 1-like: protein MALVSQTIRMLLVAASVFTSVADVIFTEEDANLSTPEIILKYGYNSEIHNIETQDGYIIELHRVRSSPVYGPANPYKLPVLLMHGLMGSSADWILMGPEESLPYLLSDQGHDVWLGNARGNRYSRNHTHLSPDGREFWDFTFHEIGLYDLPVMVDHVLAETGQPQLHYVGHSQGTTMFFVLNALRPEYNRKFRLMHALAPAVFLTHLQNPFLRFLAQHETAALQFVNFFGIFEVKPYQEDINRLAKALCPDFYSRALCLDAMHTMTGNKYHHMSQLGFPMLLRHLPAGCSLKQVAHFGQAVTSGHFRPYDYGTEENRRRYTGSAAPPDYDLTKVTAPVVIFYGLADQLTHPTDVRQLAGRLPNLVALNQLPNATFNHMDFLLAGDAKDALYDSIIGNVEQA from the exons ATGGCGCTTGTATCACAAACCATTCGAATGCTGTTGGTTGCCGCAAGTGTTTTTACGAGTGTTGCCGACGTTATTTTTACTGAAGAAGATGCAAATCTGTCAACG CCTGAAATCATTCTAAAGTATGGCTATAATAGCGAAATACACAATATCGAGACGCAAGATGGATATATCATCGAGCTGCACCGTGTACGAAGTTCTCCAGTCTATGGTCCAGCCAATCCCTACAAACTTCCAGTGTTGCTCATGCACGGTTTGATGGGTTCCTCCGCCGACTGGATTCTTATGGGACCGGAAGAATCGCTTCCTTATTTGCTTTCCGACCAGGGCCATGACGTATGGCTCGGAAATGCGCGTGGTAATCGGTACAGccgcaaccacacacacctATCACCAGATGGACGCGAGTTTTGGGACTTTACCTTCCATGAAATTGGGCTCTACGACCTACCGGTCATGGTGGATCACGTACTAGCGGAAACAGGTCAGCCCCAGCTACACTACGTGGGACATTCGCAGGGCACTACCATGTTTTTCGTACTGAACGCCTTGCGCCCCGAGTACAACCGGAAGTTTCGGCTCATGCACGCGCTTGCACCGGCCGTCTTTCTTACCCATCTGCAGAACCCATTTCTGCGATTTTTGGCCCAACATGAAACAGCGGCATTG caatttgtcaatttttttggtattttcgAGGTCAAACCATATCAAGAGGATATCAACCGACTGGCCAAAGCGCTCTGTCCCGACTTCTACAGTAGAGCACTCTGCCTGGACGCGATGCACACAATGACGGGCAACAAGTATCATCACATGTCACAGCTAGGGTTCCCAATGCTGCTACGCCACCTACCGGCGGGATGTTCCCTCAAGCAGGTCGCTCACTTCGGCCAAGCAGTTACCTCCGGCCACTTCCGGCCGTACGACTACGGAACGGAAGAAAACCGCCGCCGTTACACTGGGAGTGCAGCGCCTCCCGATTATGACCTCACCAAGGTCACTGCGCCGGTAGTCATCTTTTACGGCCTTGCCGATCAGCTAACGCACCCGACTGATGTGCGGCAGCTGGCAGGCCGCCTGCCCAACCTGGTAGCCCTGAACCAGCTGCCGAACGCAACCTTCAACCATATGGACTTCCTGCTCGCGGGCGATGCCAAGGACGCTCTGTACGATAGCATTATCGGTAATGTGGAGCAAGCGTGA